The Castanea sativa cultivar Marrone di Chiusa Pesio chromosome 11, ASM4071231v1 genome contains a region encoding:
- the LOC142616522 gene encoding F-box/kelch-repeat protein At1g57790-like: MAKQIVRYSTEDQENQENKKGLHRSWSHLPPELLCLVSSYVLAGDFTTFRVICKSWRSSTSFPRPAVSTLTDSPWSLSPCLMSVGSHKCTFFHPAYQKHDACEIDIPELLDARIRFSKYGWLLLTGFGYDNFSVFFFNPFTKEKVELPNYTDRESFITMSFSSPPTSSDCFVIGICRWDDFGFIKRGEKRWTSHSIIKRPDFTPSTYCNPILHKGLCYCLGENGELGVFDPNDNPSNWIIYHNDKIPIIQDKLDSVHRSYLVESDEGKLLAIFMVEEGDTKTPIHVFELPKLQVNKTMMKPRKIVCRIVRSLGNRILYISFGGSFLEPVAPRGLGNKIYLPIIKDKKNIYYSLRTGKYHSIFDDYSTKNIHDVEEPRNCCWIQGGPKLTLNKDFEW; this comes from the coding sequence ATGGCCAAACAAATTGTAAGATATTCTACCGAAgatcaagaaaatcaagaaaataaaaagggattACACAGATCCTGGTCTCATCTTCCACCTGAGCTTCTATGTTTAGTTTCCTCATATGTTTTAGCTGGGGACTTTACAACCTTTCGTGTTATATGCAAATCATGGCGATCAAGCACTTCTTTTCCTCGACCAGCGGTCTCAACCTTAACTGATTCTCCATGGTCTCTATCTCCATGTTTAATGTCTGTTGGCTCTCATAAATGCACATTCTTTCACCCTGCGTACCAAAAGCACGATGCATGTGAGATCGACATTCCAGAATTATTGGATGCACGTATTCGCTTCTCAAAGTATGGTTGGTTGCTCTTGACTGGATTTGGTTATGACAATTTTAGTGTCTTTTTCTTCAATCCTTTCACAAAGGAAAAAGTAGAACTCCCTAATTACACAGATAGAGAATCATTCATTACCATGAGTTTTTCTTCTCCGCCTACTTCTTCCGACTGTTTTGTTATTGGAATTTGTAGGTGGGATGATTTTGGCTTCATTAAACGTGGAGAAAAACGTTGGACTTCCCATTCAATTATTAAAAGGCCAGACTTTACGCCATCAACATATTGCAATCCAATCTTACACAAAGGATTGTGCTATTGTTTGGGTGAGAATGGAGAATTAGGAGTATTTGATCCAAACGACAACCCAAGTAACTGGATTATTTATCATAATGATAAAATTCCCATTATTCAAGATAAGCTTGATTCAGTTCATCGAAGTTACTTGGTGGAGAGTGATGAAGGGAAGCTTTTAGCAATATTCATGGTTGAGGAGGGTGACACTAAGACACCAATTCATGTTTTTGAACTACCTAAGTTACAAGTAAATAAAACCATGATGAAACCACGCAAGATTGTCTGTCGTATTGTGAGAAGTTTGGGAAATAGAATCCTATATATCAGTTTTGGAGGGTCTTTCTTAGAACCTGTTGCGCCAAGAGGATTGGGTAACAAGATTTACTTGCCAATTatcaaagacaagaaaaacaTATACTACTCTCTCAGAACTGGCAAGTATCATTCCATATTTGATGATTATTCTACCAAAAACATTCATGATGTAGAGGAACCGAGAAATTGCTGTTGGATTCAGGGCGGGCCAAAACTGACTTTAAACAAAGACTTTGAATGGTGA
- the LOC142616520 gene encoding F-box protein At2g26160-like, whose product MEVAKVEKQNTHSYPVTASRLYPWLVILDCKQGQRQIFFDVSKNHYQTKNIPEMCNKLIYACSHGWLVLVDPDPDPDSMDCYLWNPISLERAQLPSLESIDYQGCILSSSPSDPECHILFFNRLENSLLVCQKGDLEFNKQVGIFAEDVELWNFAMVGKTIYCLTLGNTLYTAEFVGRTVQFTRIIMEKLPRPSPLDLPKFDAFIVESCGELFLVHMMFFGFRMEEVYGFFVFRMDFEEKRWVKVKSIGDRTIFLSQHNGTGCMYSLATDLGIKTNSIYFTMNGQRLLYVFDLESLCISKSLPCSTVSRDLEQYWVMI is encoded by the coding sequence ATGGAAGTAGCAAAAGTAGAGAAACAAAATACGCATTCCTATCCTGTCACAGCTTCTCGATTGTATCCTTGGCTTGTAATCCTTGATTGTAAGCAAGGACAGAGGCAAATTTTCTTTGACGTATCAAAAAATCATTATCAGACAAAAAATATTCCTGAGATGTGTAACAAACTAATATACGCTTGTTCTCATGGATGGTTGGTTTTGGTTGATCCTGATCCTGATCCTGATTCAATGGATTGTTATCTTTGGAATCCCATCTCTTTAGAAAGGGCTCAGCTTCCATCATTGGAATCCATTGATTACCAAGGCTGCATTCTATCGTCGTCTCCAAGTGATCCTGAATGTCATATCTTGTTTTTCAATAGATTGGAAAACTCTCTTTTGGTTTGCCAAAAGGGTGACCTTGAATTTAACAAACAAGTTGGTATATTTGCTGAAGATGTTGAACTATGGAACTTTGCAATGGTTGGAAAAACAATCTATTGTTTGACATTAGGAAATACTCTGTATACAGCTGAATTTGTGGGTCGAACAGTCCAGTTTACACGAATTATAATGGAGAAACTTCCTAGGCCATCACCATTGGACCTTCCAAAATTTGATGCTTTTATCGTTGAATCTTGTGGTGAACTCTTTCTAGTTCACATGATGTTTTTTGGATTTCGCATGGAAGAGGTCTATGGATTCTTTGTCTTCCGAATGGATTTTGAAGAGAAGAGGTGGGTTAAAGTGAAAAGTATAGGAGATCGAACTATTTTCTTAAGTCAGCATAACGGCACTGGTTGCATGTATTCTTTGGCAACAGATTTGGGAATTAAAACAAACTCAATCTACTTTACGATGAACGGCCAGAGACTTCTTTATGTGTTTGACTTGGAAAGTCTATGTATTTCAAAGTCTTTACCTTGTTCAACTGTAAGCCGTGATTTAGAACAATATTGGGTAATGATTTAG